Proteins co-encoded in one Quercus robur chromosome 8, dhQueRobu3.1, whole genome shotgun sequence genomic window:
- the LOC126697909 gene encoding uncharacterized protein LOC126697909, giving the protein MEALVVRKLGDPTTKDWESSPIVLSKEEAIPAFESPTAVRVRVKATSLNYANYLQIQGKYQEKPPLPFIPGSDYSGVVDAVGPKVSQFKVGDPVCSFAALGSYAQFIVTEESQLFRVPDGCDLVGAGALPVAFGTSHVALVHRAQLSSGQVLLVLGAAGGVGLAALQIGKVCGAIVIAVARGTEKVRFLKSLGVADHVVDLSSQNVTVTQSVKDFLKSRNLKGVDVLYDPVGGKLAKETMRLLNWGAHILVIGFASGEVPVIPANIALVKNWTVHGLYWGSYKIHRPRVLEDSVRELLSWMARGLITIHISHTYNLSEANLAFSAIKDRKVVGKVMLVLDDKSNVRSKL; this is encoded by the exons atggaagCACTAGTGGTGAGGAAATTGGGTGATCCGACGACAAAAGATTGGGAATCATCGCCCATAGTATTGAGCAAGGAGGAGGCAATCCCAGCATTTGAGTCTCCAACGGCGGTGAGAGTGAGGGTGAAAGCGACGAGCTTGAACTATGCGAATTACCTTCAGATACAGGGTAAGTATCAGGAGAAGCCTCCTCTGCCCTTCATCCCTGGATCCGATTATTCCGGAGTAGTCGATGCTGTTGGTCCCAAGGTTTCCCAATTCAAAGTGGGAGACCCGGTTTGTTCCTTCGCGGCTCTTGGCTCCTATGCTCAGTTCATCGTTACCGAGGAGTCACAACTGTTTCGCGTTCCAGATGGGTGTGATTTGGTGGGAGCTGGTGCACTTCCTGTAGCCTTCGGAACCTCACATGTGGCTCTTGTCCACAGGGCTCAGCTCTCCTCTGGTCAGGTCTTGTTGGTTCTTGGGGCCGCTGGAGGGGTTGGTCTTGCTGCTCTTCAGATTGGAAAGGTTTGCGGAGCCATTGTTATTGCCGTCGCTAGGGGCACTGAAAAGGTCCGTTTCTTGAAGTCATTGGGTGTTGCTGATCATGTCGTTGACTTGAGCTCTCAAAACGTTACGGTTACCCAAAGTGTGAAGGACTTCCTCAAGTCCAGAAACCTCAAAGGGGTTGATGTTTTGTACGATCCAGTGGGAGGCAAGCTTGCTAAAGAAACCATGAGGCTTTTGAATTGGGGTGCCCACATTCTTGTCATTGGCTTTGCTAGCGGTGAGGTCCCTGTCATCCCTGCTAACATCGCCCTCGTCAAG AATTGGACAGTGCATGGACTTTACTGGGGTAGCTACAAAATTCATCGACCGCGTGTTCTTGAAGATTCTGTTAGGGAGCTGCTCTCATGGATGGCAAGAGGCTTGATTACCATCCACATTTCTCATACTTACAACCTGTCTGAG GCCAACCTCGCCTTTTCTGCTATCAAAGATAGGAAAGTGGTTGGGAAGGTGATGCTTGTTCTTGATGACAAGAGTAATGTCAGATCTAAGCTTTAA
- the LOC126697910 gene encoding uncharacterized protein LOC126697910 gives MRSVGVGVSRFEGKLNLVLSPHFPQYRCSQKKELNLKIQGSRLLKSQPHAASSSSPLTSSSGAQYSEPLLDTNTNRKKRIAGIDQDELLDPSLLADPDSRFCEFQGVQIHHKIYEFQAPNSLQKNHTLSQLPLILLHGFGASVFSWNRVMKPLAELIGSKVLAFDRPAFGLTSRLNFSSHSSPATENRRPLNPYSMAFSVLATLYFIDFLAAEKAILVGHSAGSLTAVNSYFEAPERVAALILVAPAILAPLIVHKAVEGNQLGRENRMEKDSSDSSSLRNPYLKLSKILLKFAKHVAQAIMQMVKGMAVMLNSLYKKLLSAILRSAFAVMLVRMVIDKFGIAAIRNAWYNSSQVTEHILYGYTKPLRTKGWDRALVEYTAAMLTDTETGSKPPLEKRLHEISCPVLIVTGDSDRIVPSWNAQRLAQAIPGSHLEVIKHCGHLPHEEKVEEFVSVVEKFVQRVFGEPEKQCLEAVT, from the exons ATGAGGAGCGTGGGAGTGGGGGTGTCCCGGTTTGAGGGCAAATTGAATTTGGTGTTGTCTCCTCATTTTCCCCAATATCGTTGTTCGCAGAAGAAGGAGTTGAATTTGAAGATTCAGGGTTCTCGACTGCTTAAATCTCAGCCTcatgctgcttcttcttcttctcctctcacTTCCTCCTCCGGTGCCCAATACTCTG AGCCATTGTTggatacaaatacaaatagaaagaagagaatAGCTGGCATTGATCAAGATGAATTATTGGATCCATCACTTCTTGCTGATCCGGATAGTCGTTTTTGTGAATTTCAAGGTGTGCAGATACACCACAAGATATATGAATTCCAAGCTCCTAACTCTTTACAGAAGAATCACACACTTTCTCAACTTCCGTTGATTTTACTTCATGGCTTCGGAGCCTCTGTGTTCTCATGGAATCGAGTTATGAAGCCTTTGGCAGAGCTTATCGGTTCCAAAGTTCTTGCTTTTGATAGACCAGCCTTTGGGTTGACATCAAGGCTAAATTTCTCCTCTCATTCATCTCCTGCTACTGAGAATAGAAGACCTCTGAATCCATACTCCATGGCATTTTCAGTGCTAGCAACCTTGTACTTCATTGATTTCTTAGCGGCTGAGAAGGCAATTTTGGTGGG GCATTCAGCCGGTTCCCTTACAGCAGTTAATTCTTACTTTGAAGCACCAGAACGTGTTGCTGCTCTGATCCTTGTTGCCCCAGCAATTTTGGCCCCACTTATTGTGCATAAGGCTGTTGAAGGAAACCAGTTGGGAAGAGAGAACCGGATGGAAAAAGACAGCTCTGATTCAAGCAGTCTCAGGAATCCATATCTGAAGCTTTCCAAGATTTTGTTGAAGTTTGCTAAGCATGTTGCACAGGCAATTATGCAAATGGTGAAGGGGATGGCAGTTATGCTGAATTCTCTGTATAAAAAACTATTGTCAGCTATTTTGCGCTCTGCCTTTGCTGTGATGCTG GTAAGGATGGTAATTGATAAATTTGGTATAGCTGCAATAAGGAATGCATGGTATAACTCAAGTCAGGTTACTGAACATATCCTATATGGTTATACTAAG CCCTTGAGAACAAAGGGTTGGGACAGGGCACTGGTTGAATATACAGCAGCAATGCTTACAGATACAGAGACGGGGTCAAAGCCACCACTGGAAAAAAGACTCCACGAAATCTCATGTCCTG TTTTGATTGTCACGGGTGATAGCGATCGAATTGTCCCCTCTTGGAATGCTCAGAGACTTGCACAAGCTATACCTGGATCCCACCTCGAAGTAATTAAGCATTGTGGGCATTTGCCCCATGAAGAAAAAGTGGAAGAGTTTGTTTCAGTTGTTGAAAAGTTTGTGCAAAGAGTTTTTGGTGAACCAGAGAAGCAATGTCTGGAAGCTGTAACATGA
- the LOC126696684 gene encoding zinc finger BED domain-containing protein RICESLEEPER 2-like, whose amino-acid sequence MSVCVKNPNRVTLKGQQTLAFEPKKDGEEGFQLVPTAFTVEASRKALAEMVIIDELPFKFVEGYGFQRYSTTLQPKLRIKDIPSRQTVARDVIGIYGVEREKLRGALKGRRVCLTTDTWTSIQNLCYMSLTGHFIDDDWKLHKRILNFCQVEDHKGETIGRKIEMCLHEWGINGIFTLTVDNASSNGATIKLLENVTKDWEGTVLEHEFLHMRCCAHILNLIVGDGMREIDASIAKVREAVRYVKSTPNRNQTFVGLVERLGIKSKSLLCLDVPTRWNSTYLMLEIAQKFKKVFLRMDYEDDSYFSYFMNKENSGGMGSPSGIDF is encoded by the coding sequence ATGTCAGTTTGTGTTAAGAACCCCAATAGAGTTACACTTAAAGGGCAACAAACTTTAGCGTTTGAACCCAAAAAGGATGGGGAGGAAGGGTTTCAGCTTGTACCAACAGCCTTTACTGTTGAGGCTTCTAGGAAGGCACTCGCTGAAATGGTTATAATAGATGAGTTGCCTTTTAAGTTTGTTGAAGGGTATGGATTTCAAAGATATTCGACAACCTTACAACCTAAGTTGCGAATTAAGGATATCCCATCTCGTCAAACTGTGGCTAGGGATGTGATTGGCATTTAtggtgttgagagagagaaactaaggGGGGCCTTGAAGGGTCGTAGGGTGTGTCTTACTACGGACACATGGACTAGTATTCAAAATCTGTGTTATATGTCCCTTACAGGACATTTTATTGATGATGATTGGAAGTTGCATAAgcgaattttgaatttttgtcaagttgaaGACCATAAGGGGGAGACTATAGGGAGAAAGAttgagatgtgtttgcatgagTGGGGTATTAATGGCATATTCACTTTAACAGTGGACAATGCTAGCTCAAATGGTGCCACCATTAAGCTTTTGGAAAATGTAACTAAAGATTGGGAGGGGACTGTTTTAGAACATGAGTTCTTACACATGAGGtgttgtgcacatatcctaAATCTAATTGTGGGGGATGGTATGAGAGAAATTGATGCATCCATTGCTAAGGTGCGTGAAGCTGTGAGGTATGTGAAGTCCACACCAAATAGGAATCAAACTTTTGTGGGTCTTGTGGAGAGATTAGGTATTAAGTCTAAGTCCCTTCTTTGTCTAGATGTACCAACTAGGTGGAACTCTACCTACCTCATGTTAGAAATCgcacaaaaatttaagaaaGTGTTCCTACGAATGGACTATGAGGATGATagttatttttcatattttatgaaCAAGGAGAATAGTGGTGGTATGGGATCTCCTAGTGGTATTGATTTCTAA